One stretch of Cohnella algarum DNA includes these proteins:
- the lexA gene encoding transcriptional repressor LexA, protein MSKMSNRQTAILEFIKNEVRDKGYPPSVREIGEAVGLASSSTVHGHLDRLEKKGLIRRDPTKPRAIEILGDDEEKFDPFARSVRHVPLVGKVTAGVPITATENIEEYYPLPVHMVGDQPVFMLSVIGSSMIEAGIFNGDYVIVRQQQTANNGDIVVAMTEDDEATVKTFYKEKDHIRLQPENSTMEPLRLKHVTILGKVVGLIRNFH, encoded by the coding sequence GTGTCGAAGATGTCGAATCGCCAGACAGCGATTTTGGAATTTATCAAGAACGAAGTAAGAGACAAGGGCTACCCGCCGTCCGTCCGCGAAATCGGCGAAGCCGTCGGCCTCGCCTCCAGCTCGACCGTGCACGGCCATTTGGATCGCCTTGAGAAGAAGGGCCTGATCCGCCGCGATCCGACCAAGCCTCGCGCCATCGAAATCCTTGGCGACGACGAGGAGAAGTTCGACCCGTTCGCGCGTTCGGTGCGCCACGTTCCGCTCGTCGGCAAAGTGACCGCCGGCGTCCCGATTACCGCCACGGAGAACATCGAGGAATATTACCCCCTTCCGGTTCATATGGTGGGAGATCAGCCGGTGTTCATGCTGTCGGTCATCGGCTCGAGTATGATCGAGGCGGGCATTTTCAACGGAGATTACGTTATCGTCCGCCAGCAGCAGACAGCCAACAACGGCGACATCGTCGTCGCGATGACCGAGGACGACGAAGCGACGGTCAAGACGTTTTACAAGGAGAAGGACCATATCCGGCTTCAGCCGGAGAACAGCACCATGGAACCGCTTCGGCTCAAGCACGTGACCATCCTCGGGAAAGTGGTCGGGCTTATTCGCAACTTCCATTGA
- a CDS encoding DUF896 domain-containing protein produces MQELIARINELSRKHKSVGLTEEEKVERDKLRRQYLGNIRQQFRQQLDSIEWTDEPPPPKH; encoded by the coding sequence ATGCAGGAGCTGATCGCCAGAATTAACGAGCTGTCTCGAAAACATAAATCGGTCGGTTTGACGGAAGAGGAAAAAGTCGAACGCGATAAGCTGAGACGCCAGTATTTGGGCAACATCAGGCAACAGTTTCGACAGCAGCTGGACAGCATCGAATGGACCGACGAACCGCCGCCGCCCAAGCATTGA
- a CDS encoding DUF2905 domain-containing protein, translating into MNSMPKLLIGAGVLLIVVGLIWMVAGRYLNLGRLPGDLSFEKGNVRFYFPIVTCILISVILSAIAYVIRLFTKS; encoded by the coding sequence GTGAATTCCATGCCGAAGCTGCTGATCGGCGCCGGCGTTCTGCTCATCGTCGTCGGGCTGATCTGGATGGTCGCGGGCCGGTACCTGAATCTGGGCAGGCTGCCCGGGGATCTATCGTTCGAGAAAGGGAACGTCCGCTTCTATTTTCCGATCGTCACCTGCATTTTGATCAGCGTCATTTTATCGGCGATCGCGTATGTCATCCGCTTGTTTACAAAGTCATAA